Proteins found in one Crassostrea angulata isolate pt1a10 chromosome 3, ASM2561291v2, whole genome shotgun sequence genomic segment:
- the LOC128175883 gene encoding uncharacterized protein LOC128175883 produces the protein MHAFTQLRFLFCLLFVKKCTSQGWWLSPENGPTCKPGTCGENDETCECSLTIEHRLTMMTTNPPLLVLPTNGRLRFYNTSSIMPDEKMSEVITCDGYGSRLVIAINGKFPGPEIVAYENHKMIIHVRNLMHTDSTTIHWHGMHQKGTPGSDGVAFISQSPILPGRTFTYKFTAQPHGTSFYHAHIGDQRSMGLYGGLIIYPRYKFYSQPQVGFTVIIQDWNHDDEPEALYQRMLNGVYNQDKKTYIEPTKSIDGANFSRFHMHSGLINGKGRFYSYNNALNHNGAPLEMFEVEHGRSYRFRVISAATLYPFRVYVQGHHELNIRATDGFEIVRGTGSESRDLIVESFIIHPGERYDFTFLANQDPDIYLLVAESIEDLRTKNPPEYHAAEALIRYKGNAKTTKDRDNGQGHCTYNKPCMIFNCPYLYYPTSTNLKCLKFDQANSYEYSSKFKEVVTADETLFFNFAFPGEPGNTPGSVNGHQFISPTYPILTNEAALTTPCKTSECGQDKICSCTYNVELSSDRVYQFVLTNLGIGRGWSHPVHLHGHYFYVVKMGFGTYDESTGKFLLSSTDIECLGNKSYCNEAQWANSSWTDNNIPGLQLDYPPEKDTIIVPTGGYVIIRFKADNPGAWFFHCHIDLHNTNGMGMVFLESKDKYKGLSNSGATNEYRILRKIILITILMVVVPLY, from the exons ATGCATGCATTCACACA GTTAAGGTTTCTGTTTTGTCTTCTTTTTGTGAAAAAGTGTACATCACAAGGTTGGTGGCTCAGTCCAGAAAATGGACCAACCTGCAAACCAGGGACATGTGGAGAAAACGATGAAACGTGTGAATGTTCACTGACAATTGAACACAGGCTTACCATGATGACGACAAACCCTCCCTTACTAGTTCTACCTACCAACGGGCGTCTTCGTTTTTATAATACTTCAAGTATAATGCCTGATGAAAAGATGTCAGAGGTTATAACGTGTGATGGATATGGATCTCGCCTTGTTATAGCTATCAATGGAAAGTTTCCTGGTCCTGAAATTGTTGCATACGAAAATCACAAAATGATCATCCATGTTCGAAATTTAATGCACACAGATTCCACTACGATTCATTGGCATGGCATGCATCAAAAAGGAACTCCAGGATCTGACGGTGTTGCCTTTATCAGCCAGAGTCCTATCTTACCTGGACGTACATTTACCTACAAATTTACAGCTCAGCCACATGGAACCAGTTTTTACCATGCACACATTGGCGACCAACGAAGCATGGGATTATATGGAGGACTCataatatatccaagatataaGTTCTACTCACAGCCTCAAGTCGGATTTACTGTTATAATTCAGGACTGGAATCATGATGATGAACCAGAGGCCTTGTATCAGCGAATGCTTAACGGTGTCTATAATCAAgataaaaaaacatacattgaaCCAACCAAGTCTATTGATGGCGCTAATTTTAGCAGATTTCATATGCATTCTGGTTTGATTAATGGAAAAGGGCGCTTTTACAGTTATAACAATGCGTTGAACCACAATGGAGCGCCCCTTGAAATGTTTGAAGTAGAACATGGACGGTCATATCGGTTTCGTGTAATCAGTGCAGCCACCTTGTATCCATTTCGAGTTTATGTTCAAGGTCATCACGAACTGAATATCCGTGCGACGGACGGTTTTGAAATAGTTCGTGGCACTGGGAGTGAAAGCAGAGATCTGATAGTGGAATCCTTTATCATTCATCCCGGCGAGAGGTACGACTTTACATTTTTAGCAAATCAGGACCCAGATATTTATCTTCTAGTAGCCGAAAGTATTGAAGACCTTAGAACGAAAAATCCTCCAGAATATCATGCAGCAGAAGCGTTAATTCGGTATAAAGGGAATGCAAAAACCACGAAGGACAGAGATAACGGACAGGGTCACTGTACATATAATAAGCCATGCATGATATTTAACTGCCCATACCTTTATTATCCAACATCCACTaatctaaaatgtttaaaatttgatcaagCAAACAGCTACGAATATTCGTCGAAGTTTAAGGAAGTTGTAACTGCCGACGAAAcacttttctttaattttgcattTCCTGGAGAGCCAGGAAACACACCAGGCTCAGTCAATGGACATCAATTTATATCTCCTACCTATCCAATCCTTACAAACGAAGCGGCACTAACTACGCCCTGTAAAACTAGTGAATGTGGACAGGACAAAATATGTAGCTGCACTTACAACGTTGAATTGTCTTCTGACAGGGTTTATCAGTTTGTCTTAACTAATCTAGGTATTGGGAGAGGGTGGTCACACCCTGTTCATCTACACGGTCATTATTTTTATGTTGTGAAAATGGGATTTGGAACCTATGATGAATCAACAGGGAAATTTTTGCTGTCATCCACTGATATTGAATGTCTAGGTAACAAAAGCTACTGCAATGAGGCTCAATGGGCTAACAGTAGTTGGACAGATAACAATATTCCTGGTCTTCAGTTGGATTATCCTCCTGAGAAAGACACGATTATCGTTCCCACGGGTGGGTATGTTATTATTCGTTTTAAAGCTGACAATCCTGGTGCCTGGTTTTTCCATTGCCACATCGACCTTCACAACACAAATGGAATGGGAATGGTATTTTTAGAATCCAAAGACAAATACAAAG gTTTAAGCAACTCTGGGGCTACAAACGAATATCGAATTCTTCGAAAAATTATTCTGATAACAATATTGATGGTAGTTGTTCCGCTGTATTGA